The genomic window acatttatatgTCCATGCTATAGATAATTAAACGAAGTTCTTTTTCATTGCATGTTTGAGTAAATtgaatatgtttaaaaagtacATACTCGCACTTTGATTTTGAACGAAAAATCCAACTCTAAGACTACAACATCTTCATCATTGCAATTAAACTTGTTCATCAATAATCAGAATCAGAGTTGTTTTATgtgtaaaaactaaaaaaatcacCCTGACCACATTTAGTATTATACTCTTTATGAAATGTCTTGCATTGTATAATATATCTGCTAAAGCaaatagttattataacgaaaaaaaaacaaaaacaaaaaaaccccaaacaaacaaaaaaaaggtGAAGAATTCAGCGATAGAACACAGCGAGGTTCATCAGGATGATGTTCTGTGGTGATGATGTTCTGTGGTGATGATGTTCTGTGGTGATGATGTTCAATGTAGAACTTCTTTGTTTACGTACGTTTATTTTGTTCAGCATCTTCTGAACCCACAAATGTAGCGGCATATTATATCACAACGTGAAAGACTCGGCGTCAGTAATCATCGTTACTTCAAGCCTTTTTGCATCAATTTCTGTAAGACTCATATACCTATATTACAACTAACCCCATTCCCTCCTTAACCAATAGTTATACACCATGAAGTTAAGTAGGTCAAAGTTAGATTAACTTATTAGTTTTCATCAGCTatcaaaaaatgcaaatttcttTTTCTCCTCTAACGATATTGATATCGTGGACGCGCATAGATCATCGTTGGAGTTATGCTATAATTTATGTATCATTAATTCTAGCATTAATTAACTAAGATAACAATATAGTTTATCAATTTGGTTCTCTGAACTAGTTCTCCTCAACAATACAGACGGTCACTTCACCGCGGCGTACAAACTGTTGACATCTGTTAAATTCACGGCTATATTAACATGGTAAGGAAGAGTTTTGCTTTTATTAcatctttatttgttttttcaaacGTGGTTaaagctttttaattttttaatatttttatcagattgtatcactttaaaatatatttataacaaaataagatGAAAATACAATTATGTAATAATTGCTTACGAATATGtcttaaagtaaaatataaataaataatataaaaatctaAGACTTTAACGGAAAAAACgatatttttaaatcccaacTCTTGTATCAAAAATACCTTACCTATTAATACGTGTAGATGTTAAATGCGATATGATTGAAcgagaaaatgaaaattgaaaccCAAACAAAACGGAAGtcagtaaaaacaaaaacactacGAATGTACATGATAAAAAGACTATGAGTTTAGTTCTATTActtttaaccaaataaaatttgcaaaactTAAAATTAATCAGAAATTCCAAAATCTATAAAGTAAAGAACTCAAGGACCACTTTGcaacatatatttatttcttcgtttaaaaaaaaggtttgggtcttctttttttaaattaaatacaataaccCCATATCTGATTCGAATATGGAACACGTTTTCTTCTGGCAGTTATATAGTTACATATATATCTCTTACACCAATGTCAAATATAGATTTCCATCGCAATTTCTCGGGCATTTCCGGTGTTTGTGAAATGGTGGAGAGCCGTCCATGGCGCAATTGTACTTTTGTCGGAAACGTCCTAGAAGCTGCAGTGCCTGTCAAACTGTGTATGTTTGTCTTTGGTGTTGTATATGATCTAGCTTGATATTTTCTTTCAGGTTAACATTGCAGCATTGGTAAACGTCACAATGGCAGTACCAACGACAAATACAACTGACAATATCACCACCAAAAACAACACCTACCCTTATCACAAATTGGACCGTACCCCGGTCATCACTTCCGTTTCCGTTATCAGCGTCCTGGCTGTCGTCTCCAACCTGACCCTGTTGTTCGTCATTTTTTCCCGGAAACAGCTTCGCTCCAACGTGTTCCTGTGGAATGTGGCTGGCATGTGTGTCTCTAATCTACTCTTCGGCACAATTACCAATGCGCTTGGTGACAGTCGTTTCATTTACAAGGAATGGCTCCACGGGACCATCCTCTGTAAAGTGTTTTCTGTGTTTGACCTAACTTCGACGCACATCATGAGCATGATCCAGATTACCATAGTAATCAGCCTCTTTTTGAAAGTAAAGCTGTCCCTTTCACCGCCCTCCGATATCACTTCACGCATCTGGACCATTCTCCcttacattttgttttctttacccTGGCTCGGTGAAGTAGCATTAATACCAGTGGTTATCCTGGGGGAAATGAACGATTTGCCAGATTACGCAAAGAAATACGGCTCATTAATGTGTTTCCATTTTCTTGAGAAAAACACCCGACAAGCCGGCGTTGTATTGGTCaacattttcttcttcataATCCTTGTTCTCAGCATTGCAGTATTCCTATATTACCGCTTCAAAAAAGCTTCTTACGATCGCCTGCTGGCAGATGACGCAATGCGTCAGGACGAAACGTTGCGTTCCATGTTAATAGCGTCTCTTGCGTCATCAGGCATGTTTTGCCTGTTGTTTGCACCGTTTGTGTATATGATGTTGCATTTGGTCTTCTGTAGGAGTTCCTGGTGCCGGCCCAACATAAGGTTATTTGACGCCTTCTACGTAACCGGATGCGTCACGTACGCCGCGACGCCTCTCGCTTGGTTCATGCACAACGACATCAAGTGCGTCTTTGTTGAAGTCTTAGACAAACTAAAGGGAAAGTTGCGGTCTACACTGACTCTGTGTAGCGGCTGCTGTAGAACTAAGCTGGAGTCCATCACTGTAGAATGGAACCCGAAACAGAGCGATATAATGAGCCAAGACAAGTAATAATCCAGCAGCAAAGAGAACGGTCGAATACAAACCGAAATAATGATACGGAACAACACACCAAAACAAATCAATGAAATGTAAGAAAACGAGTTATAATCAAGCttagagagaaagaaaaaaaaagaatgaacaCTGGAGAAAATAAGGAGTGAATAGTTTGTACGAAGTGCACAGCAGATATTTGTAATAAACGGGGAAAAATGCATGATATCAACTTTTTTGTGCTGCAAATTATATGTACGgagaaaatatgaaatatataatgttGTAAATGACACATTTAATGCTGTATAATTCAACTTCAAATCTTATGAAAggtcaaaatataaacattaaacaagTGTATATACGAACACTGTCATAAAAATTGAAGAGAAAGTTCAGCTCAGACAATTTTGCGCAAATACTGTAAATCTATTTTCCCGTAACTTAAATGAACTTTCTTGCCATGTTTAAAGTATGAACTTTGCAAAAATTACGCTctgtaaaatctaaaaattctCAATTCATCGCTTAACTTAAAGGACATGGTGACGCACAACCCCATGATTCAGCAAATATCGAATTTTTACACGATTTTCccattttatatatcatttgaaaaaaatgaacctttgaaaaattacggtgttcaaaagtaaaataatctatttaaaaagagaaaagtaGATTTACACGTTGGGCCAACACAAAAATACTTAGTTTTCCTTCCGCTTCATAGCAACGCAAGCGCAGGGGGATGTAAATACTGCAGCGAGGCATACATCATGAGCCAGTAACAAATCATTGAAACATGATGTCTTCAagaactatatatttatttcaaaaatgcatTCTCTATAAATGCAAATTTCTTACCACGGTCATCGATAACTTCAacttcaaattctttttttcagtgTGTCAATCCCACcctaactatttttagacagAAATAGCAATCACGTGACACTAAACCAATGTCTAAAACTACTCGGTTTGTTACAATTTCCGGATGAGTTTTAATGACGTGTAAATTAATAAGTGATGGGTTATGATGCGCGAAACCTTCCGTATGATAAAATCTCGAGTAGCTCGTTTTAATGAAAAAGTTAAATAATTATCTATTTTGAGTCACCCTGCCACTTTAATATTTATAGACGGTCCATACAAAAAATATCGCTAGCCCAGCCTtggctataaaaaaaaaaagtcaacaaagtaTGAACtagttgaagaaaaaaatattataaacttaCTTTTGCCATCAATACATCATCTTGTTataataagattattttaagATATAGATCCCCCGAATATTTTAACTTTCGTTTGCCATGAGTCTTATTTAAAATAACGTTTCAAGGTCGTACAAAGTATAAAAATTTCCTAACATTTAGAGTTAAAACGTTCATTTGTGATGTGTATGATCCTGTATATGTTGTTATTCAAAATCATGTGATGTGAATACAATTTCTAAATTCGAGTCAATAtgatatacattttcaattccGAAACATATTTAACACGCAAACGCGAGCTTATTATTGCAGTAAAAAGATTCAAACTTTTAGTACATGGACaacttttattcttttattgaaCTGTCTTTAACATAACCCACTTTTTACCCAATCCGCAATCGCTAAATATTCTATCCAGtgatgttttaagaaaaattgttaTAAGAATTTCTCTAAGTTTACAGCGACGTCACATTTCCGATTGACAGCTTATGGAGCCGTAAACAAAAGTGAGATTATTTTTGATTGGCGCAGAACTTTTAATCAGCCAATGAAGAAGTGGGTCATGCTCTAAGTAGGTTAGTTCGTATTGAAAAAGCCAAAAATTTGGTTTTCATGGCAATAGaatctaaaatataatattttaccgaGAATACTGGGTGTGTGTGGGTAACTCTGTATAATTCGATGGTCAGTGGAATTATTAATGTAATTTACATCTTCTAACAGGTGTGCTAATCTTAATTACATTCAGCGCTGAAAAGTTTATCTTAATTGATTCAGATAAAACGCAATAGATAAGCATATAATGATGACAAACAACGCACGCTTAACAGACAGGTTTCAAATCAATACGATTCATATCAAAGTGATCCACcttaaacaacaaataaaactaACAAACAAACCAGTCCTTGCAAACGTTTTACGGTGATAACGGACTCTGTTATAACGAATTGACGAATATAGCTAGTTGATTTTTGGTCCCGCAGAAGTTAAGGATAACGAAACTCACATGTTTAACAACTAAATGCTTTAAAGTTAAAAGAACTTAGCAATGCCAGTTACACACAAACATTTGAATGGATTTATTTCCCCATAAATCCATTAATTTATCCTATGACAATATAGGAATTCTATTTCATGCCTCAAtaaacacaaaagaaaaaagGATATATACCGAATTCGCTATACATTGTAATTATTATTGTAAAAGAATTGTGGATTAGGGGAAGTAACTCTGGTCTGTAGGACTTCGCTCTATCCGcgttttactatatatatatatatatatatatatatatatatatatatatatatatatatatatataatttctttcATTATAGGTCAACTATGCGCAAAAATGAAGACAGTCACTCCTACCCTTCCCAAAAAATCATTTCTCTAAAACAATGTTGAATTTACGGATtgcatttatcaatttaattaaactaCAGTCGGTCAATACTGGCCACATCACTTACCATAGAAATAACACGTAAGTTACCTGTAACCGAACAAGTTACCGACGAAATGTCTTTCTTGTTCACTTAATGTTTTTAGCTACAACCCACGAATGTAATGTTCTATGAAATATACGTTCTATGAAATATCTATGAAACGTCGAGTGACAAATAAGAATCTGCGAtcatattttaatgattaccctctctctctctctctctctctctctctctctctctctctctctctctctctctctctctctctctctgtgtgttgTTGTGTGATATGCATGGATTCCTATGAAGAGGAAAAGAAGGTAAAGAATGGAAACAGCACAGTATGTACGGATTCTAGCCAAGTGGTCAGGATGGTAAAGGAAGGAAACGGTACAGTGCAGTACATTAATAACACCGGTGGAGTTGTTATAATTGGCCAGATGATAAGGCACGACCAAATACAGATAGATGCTGGCCCCAACAAAGGAGATGTCTAAGTACAACAGATAGATTTCTCCAAAATTCTCCATATCAGGTAAGTGTTTTCATGGGATATTGGTACTAATACGCAGGGTACTGaaaacaaactctctctctctctctctctctctctctctctctctctctgctcaTATGAAGTGTATTTAGAAACCAACAAATACTGTACAGAGTAGCTGCGTGCGAAAGGCAGTCATAATAGCAAACGCTGTATAATGCGTTGAATAATATTATCTGTAAATTCTGATACACATTGACAAGATAACTTTAAACTAAATCTATATATGGATGTTATCAAGATCATAAGTAACACTCCCTTTAAATGCCctaaattattctttttaatttttacgttgcttataagaaagataatatttcatataataAGAGGTTTCTGACTCTCTCGGAACaaattcaataaaacatttttttcacctTCAGGACGTAATTCAAGGTCAACTTACAATGCTCAAGGACTCCATAGAATTAGAAActgaaatgaatatataaaggaGAGCGAAACCAAAAGCGAATACTGtaacaaaaaatgacataacatggactttttaaaaaccactccatatcttaacaaaatatttaacctTGTGCATTGTGTGAGAATCACAATGTCAACGTCTGAACTCAGATACATGTACTGAGGcaggagaagaaaaaaaagcattttatctGAAACCAGTGGCGGTGGATAGATCTATGTGTTTAAACAGACCACAGGTTAGTGTATTAAAATAAGGCAGataatattaatgtttttacGTGCTGATGAAaaccatttaattaataaagtatGTATTTTATGGTTCATGATTTATATAACATCATTATGGACAAATCTATGATGTTTTTAGGTATTCTGAAGATCCAATCCTTTAACTAGCGGTTCTTCATTTTTCAGATTCCTTTTATCCATAGTTTACATTTAGGTCCATAGCCATGGATACGCTGGGCAGCCCCCAGGCCGTTATCcgttgttccttgtgtcaagctTGTATGGCTACCATAAACTGTAAATATTGCCACCTCAATATGTGCAAAGATTGCGCGGATAAGCACATGACGGAACATAAAGTTGAATCAGCCAATCAGAATCGTTCCTCTCTGATGTATCCCAAATGCCAAACACACGTGAATGTACATTGTATGCTTCATTGTGGACACTGTGGTATTTATATCTGCGGGCAGTGTATCTCCTCCAAGAAACATCAAAATCATGATGTTATCGGTATTTTGGAAAACATTAAGAAAGTGAAAAAGCGGGCAATGCAAAGAGATTTAGTGGAGTTGGAACAATCTCTTTTCCCCATATATCGAGAAATTGCATCAGACATTAAAGCAAAGAAATATGATCTACATAGGCAGTGGCGTAGCTGCCGTTAGGCACTTAAGGCACGTGCCTACACATGACTTTaagaccaaaaattaaaaatgttaaaatgtcacatttaaaaaaaaatttaaaaaaaaagcacacagcaaatatctttctttttcctatttcataacTCTGATTGTTTAAGGTCACAAATATGTGACATCGATGATGCTAATTATTGCGCAGTCAATCCGGCAGTGAAAAACATGTCGGGCAATAAACCAAAAGTAAGAACACTggatgaaatgtttaaaatcatattcatacaTCGAGGCATATTGCGATCTCGACTATCATTGACAAATTTGCGGCTAATAAAAATAGACGCCTTAAATTAACTTCGTGTAACATAATGTactactttaaaaaaacaacaaagcaaTATATctgttttcttattattatcaaaatttaaagtaaCCATTATAACTGTTTTTGAATTATGACATTCAATTACAAAGTTTTAATGTTTTCCCTTTAATAGTAAACTAAACTATAGAGAGAGATAACAGCTTTAGtgtaagaagatgggtggataaggcgtgtaaaatatttatgcaCGGACGGAAAAGATAccgaaaaatttaaatatcaataaatctgatttttaaaaaaaatatctaaaacaataaatatttaacatatcatcggtgtttaacctttttaaaaatatgttcaatacttggtaTATGTTGACttaaacaggcgtatacgtttATCAAAACTCccaatagtgtcattttttttacaacttaaaGGTCTTTTCTATTATGTAGTGAGTCtctgctccatatttttctcatagactaattaaagttttatgaaaaacaaaccgatttcaatcaacaaaaacgtggagagatgacccactatacaataaaaatacCATTTTGTATCTCAACAAttaaacgttttgaaaaaaataattcaagtccgtaaattcgtggcaaAAGTTCAAGGCACGCGTAATATTTAAGCAATCTACTTTGTTGTGTATAAAATGGCTCATAAGTTATAGCACTAGACATTAGCTAACCTTCTATAAGtagggtttttatgttgtgGGTTCGATTCCACCAAAATTTAAGGTAATGTATTTTCTCTATCGTTtgttaaacataataaaaactgaatttatttagaaaatgtgcttttgcaaacttgtattatgataaatttgaattgatttaattggttaaataaattcaaaattgtattttacgatgaaaccgaatgggcatttgccctttttttattttccgtTCTTCTTCCCGCCATTCACTTTGATAACGCTTATAAAAAAAGACTGCTGGTGAAAACAATGTtggattgtattaaaaaatgttttttgcctttttattacaaaaaaaaatctttaaaaaaaactcaaaattttatgTGCGAAAAGTGCCTAAAATTTGTTCCTGTGTGTtttatcagggacgtatatatcCCTGGTTCTATAAAACATGAAATCCGTTTTCCGTCGGGGGGCTTCGCCCCCCTGAACCTCCTACGAGGGCGCTGCCCTGGACCCGCTGGGGGCTTTGAGTGGCCCCCAGACCCCTCGCCGTAGTTGGTGCCTATACTTCATTCTAGCTCTAGTTACGCCACTGATAGGAATTCACGAGAGTTGACAACATTTATTGACAAACAGGGGGAGGGCTtacacagagaaatagacaaaaTAATAGCTATATGGAAGGAAAAACTCGCTGAAACGGATTCAAATTATCAGGCTTGTCTCGGTAAACAGGAAGCTGAAATCACACGTacaatttctgaaatcacacagaacGTTgctgatttaaagaaaattttcgaTTCTAATGATGTCCCCCTACTGTTAAGATATACATCCAAGAACGCTGAATTCAAAGAATTACCCCCCAAAATCACAGTTACTTTACCCAAATTCACACCTCGAGAAATCAACTCAGAAAGAATTATTGAACTGTTTGGTTCCCTGTCAGCATTATCATTCACAACAGTAGCAGTAGAGCATTCTTACAACAATTTGACCCAAGAAATTAAGACTTCTTTCCCTGAAAACTTAGATATAGAAATACCCAATCCTGTAACAGTCATTAACACGGGGTACGAAAACATATACAGTGTGTCCTGCTTGAATGATAGGGAACTATGGACATGTGGTGATGACAAAATCATGAAACTCTTCAATCTTCGAGGAGAACTAGTTAAGTCCATTCCAACCAATTCAGGGAACAAGCCATctgacatagcagtgacaaggagtggagATCTAGTGTATACTGATTTCAAAGACAGAACTGTAAACACAGTGAAGAATGAACAGATACAACCAATCAGACTACGGGACTGGCGACCACGTGGTGTCTgcagtacctcctctggtgacctcctggttatCACAATTAGCGATGATGATGAgtaaacaaaagttgtgcgttattCTGGCTCAACAGTTCTCCAAAACATACAGTTcgatgacaaaggacaacctctatATTCTTCTGGCCGTTACATTAAATACATTACAGAAAACAGAAACTCTgatatctgtgtagctgacaATGGCGTCCGAGCgttagtggtggtcaatcaggcagGCAAATTCAGATTTGCATACACGGGTCTACCCTCTACTACCAAGGTATTCTATCCACGCTGCATTACCACAGAcggccagggtcggatcctaaCAGCTGACAAACATCTCCgaatccacatcctggatcaggacggacagccCCTCCGACTGATAGAATACCTTGATCTCCACGACCCCCGCTGTTTGTGCGTGGACAGCAAAGACAATCTCTATGTGACCGAATGCCGCACAGGGGAAGTGAAGAGAATCCAAAACTATATGTGAGAAACTGTGTTGGTTTTGAGTTGTTCCTGttctaaatggaaaaaaagaagaaataaacatGCTGTTGTTGAACTGTATGCCGACAACCGGATTGTTTAAGATAACAATGTATATTGACTGAAATAGAAAGTAAAAGAACGAGTATCTATAACATATAAACAAATGGATTACTATGTAACGCATGCTTCGTaatgattttgttaaaagttgTAATTTACCTGCTATATCCTTAAATCAAAAAGTTATGGTGAGATTTCCTCATCAAAATCGTCCTTTTGTTATCTTTATTGTTCATCCCCTCCAAAACCACTAGATACAACCAAACTCGGCAATAGCTTCTTTGAGTGAACGGTTTTCATCTCCAAACAAAAAACCACGTCTTG from Magallana gigas chromosome 9, xbMagGiga1.1, whole genome shotgun sequence includes these protein-coding regions:
- the LOC105322058 gene encoding uncharacterized protein, with amino-acid sequence MDTLGSPQAVIRCSLCQACMATINCKYCHLNMCKDCADKHMTEHKVESANQNRSSLMYPKCQTHVNVHCMLHCGHCGIYICGQCISSKKHQNHDVIGILENIKKVKKRAMQRDLVELEQSLFPIYREIASDIKAKKYDLHRNSRELTTFIDKQGEGLHREIDKIIAIWKEKLAETDSNYQACLGKQEAEITRTISEITQNVADLKKIFDSNDVPLLLRYTSKNAEFKELPPKITVTLPKFTPREINSERIIELFGSLSALSFTTVAVEHSYNNLTQEIKTSFPENLDIEIPNPVTVINTGYENIYSVSCLNDRELWTCGDDKIMKLFNLRGELVKSIPTNSGNKPSDIAVTRSGDLVYTDFKDRTVNTVKNEQIQPIRLRDWRPRGVCSTSSGDLLVITISDDDE
- the LOC105322059 gene encoding probable G-protein coupled receptor 34, with the translated sequence MVNIAALVNVTMAVPTTNTTDNITTKNNTYPYHKLDRTPVITSVSVISVLAVVSNLTLLFVIFSRKQLRSNVFLWNVAGMCVSNLLFGTITNALGDSRFIYKEWLHGTILCKVFSVFDLTSTHIMSMIQITIVISLFLKVKLSLSPPSDITSRIWTILPYILFSLPWLGEVALIPVVILGEMNDLPDYAKKYGSLMCFHFLEKNTRQAGVVLVNIFFFIILVLSIAVFLYYRFKKASYDRLLADDAMRQDETLRSMLIASLASSGMFCLLFAPFVYMMLHLVFCRSSWCRPNIRLFDAFYVTGCVTYAATPLAWFMHNDIKCVFVEVLDKLKGKLRSTLTLCSGCCRTKLESITVEWNPKQSDIMSQDK